In Candidatus Binataceae bacterium, a single window of DNA contains:
- a CDS encoding amidohydrolase family protein, whose product MGQLRLISADSHVMEPEDFWTTRLDQKFRDRAPHVEPRPDGKGYLFTAPGISPFPVAGGFGTGRSGVELREHMKKGYEAARPSGWDPVERLKDQDIDGVEAEVLYTTLGMPLFGLDDSDLQRACFHVYNDWLAQFCAHNPKRLIGTALISLEDIALGVKELEACAKNGLRGAMIWGSPPKDKPYSSNLYDPLWQAASDCRMPLSLHVITGKGKGGDLAKVGDALMGGASRVSMGEIYANLIHEVQQSLSSIIFGGVLERFPKLIIVSAENDVGWIPHYMYRLDHAYEKFNAIMPNPLPTKPSEYIRRQMFATFQDDPVGPAAYKLFGSANYMWASDFPHTDSTWPESRKVVERDFADVPEAIRSKIVFDNAAALYGIGN is encoded by the coding sequence ATGGGACAGCTACGTTTGATCTCGGCAGACTCACACGTGATGGAGCCGGAGGATTTCTGGACCACCAGGCTCGATCAAAAATTCCGCGACCGCGCGCCCCACGTCGAGCCGCGGCCCGACGGCAAGGGCTACCTCTTCACCGCCCCGGGGATCAGCCCGTTTCCGGTCGCGGGCGGCTTCGGCACCGGCCGCAGCGGCGTCGAACTGCGCGAACACATGAAGAAGGGCTATGAAGCCGCGCGACCCAGCGGATGGGATCCCGTCGAACGGCTCAAGGACCAGGACATTGACGGCGTCGAAGCGGAGGTGCTTTACACGACCCTTGGGATGCCCTTATTCGGGCTCGACGATTCGGACCTGCAGCGCGCCTGCTTTCATGTCTACAATGATTGGCTCGCGCAGTTTTGCGCACATAATCCCAAGCGGCTTATCGGGACCGCGCTCATCTCGCTCGAGGATATCGCCCTCGGCGTCAAGGAACTCGAGGCCTGCGCGAAGAACGGACTGCGCGGGGCGATGATCTGGGGCTCGCCGCCTAAGGACAAGCCCTATTCGAGCAACCTTTATGATCCGCTGTGGCAGGCGGCGTCGGATTGCCGCATGCCGCTGTCTTTGCACGTCATCACCGGCAAGGGCAAGGGCGGCGATCTCGCCAAGGTGGGCGACGCCCTGATGGGCGGCGCGTCACGCGTATCGATGGGCGAAATTTACGCCAATCTGATTCACGAGGTGCAGCAGTCGCTAAGCTCGATCATCTTCGGCGGCGTGCTCGAGCGTTTTCCCAAGCTCATTATCGTCTCGGCGGAAAACGATGTCGGCTGGATTCCCCATTACATGTACCGGCTCGATCACGCTTACGAGAAATTTAACGCGATCATGCCGAATCCCCTCCCGACGAAGCCGAGCGAGTATATTCGCCGCCAGATGTTCGCGACCTTCCAGGACGATCCGGTGGGTCCGGCTGCCTACAAGTTGTTCGGATCGGCAAACTATATGTGGGCGTCGGATTTTCCGCACACCGACTCGACCTGGCCCGAGTCGCGCAAAGTGGTTGAACGTGATTTTGCTGACGTGCCCGAGGCGATCCGCAGCAAGATCGTCTTTGACAACGCCGCCGCGCTTTACGGGATCGGTAACTGA